The following proteins come from a genomic window of Triticum aestivum cultivar Chinese Spring chromosome 6A, IWGSC CS RefSeq v2.1, whole genome shotgun sequence:
- the LOC123128671 gene encoding pyrophosphate-energized membrane proton pump 3 — protein MMESEMEKGRPYQEKPRTFSTVRSKSSIPLVFRVLMKINPRALIVLLLLVVCGVFYLGASTSPIIVFVFCICTLSLFFSLYLTKWVLAKDEGPPEMSEISDAIRDGAEGFFRTQYGAISKMACILALVILFIYLFRTTTPQQEASGLGRTTSAYITVIAFLLGAVCSGLAGYVGMWVSVRANVRVSSAARRSAREALQIAVRAGGFSAIVVVGMAVFGVALLYATFYVWLGVDSPDSMKVTDLPLLLVGYGFGASFVALFAQLGGGIYTKAADVGADLVGKVEQGIPEDDPRNPAVIADLVGDNVGDCAARGADLFESIAAEIISAMILGATMAQRCKIEDPSGFILFPLVVHSFDLVVSSVGILSIRGTRDSGLISPIEDPMAIMQKGYSITILLAVLTFGGSTRWLLYTEQAPTAWFNFALCGLVGIITAYAFVWISKYYTDYKHEPVRLLALSSSTGHGTNIIAGVSLGMEATALPVLVISVAIISAFWLGRTCGLVDELGNPTGGLFGTAVATMGMLSTAAYVLTMDMFGPIADNAGGIVEMSQQPESVREITDILDAVGNTTKATTKGFAIGSAALASFLLFSAYMDEVAAFAQLPFKEVDIAIPEVFVGGLLGSMLIFLFSGWACSAVGRTAQEVVTEVRRQFIERPGIMDYKEKPDYGRCVAIVASASLREMIKPGALAILSPMAVGIIFRILGHATGQPLLGAKVVASMLMFATVTGILMALFLNTSGGAWDNAKKYIETGALGGKGSEAHKAAITGDTVGDPFKDTAGPSIHVLIKMLATITLVMAPIFL, from the exons ATGATGGAAAGTGAAATGGAAAAAGGAAGACCGTATCAGGAGAAACCAAGAACTTTTTCCACTGTACGAAGTAAATCATCTATTCCGCTG GTCTTCCGTGTGTTGATGAAGATAAATCCTCGTGCCCTGATAGTTCTTCTTCTGCTGGTTGTCTGTGGTGTGTTCTACTTAGGAGCCAGTACATCACCAATTATAGTCTTCGTGTTCTGTATATGCACTCTCAGTTTATTCTTCTCTCTCTACCTCACAAAGTGGGTTCTTGCCAAGGATGAAGGACCTCCAGAAATGTCCGAG ATATCTGATGCCATAAGGGATGGTGCTGAAGGATTTTTTAGGACACAGTATGGGGCTATTTCTAAAATGGCTTGCATCCTGGCACTTGTTATCCTGTTCATTTATCTCTTCCGCACTACCACCCCGCAGCAGGAGGCATCAGGCCTAGGAAG GACAACATCTGCATATATTACAGTTATTGCCTTTCTCCTTGGAGCTGTGTGTTCTGGACTAGCTGGATATGTTGGGATGTGGGTCTCCGTACGTGCAAATGTTAGAGTTTCAAGTGCTGCTCGACGGTCTGCAAGGGAAGCATTGCAG ATTGCTGTCCGTGCAGGTGGTTTCTCGGCCATCGTTGTTGTTGGCATGGCTGTATTTGGTGTGGCATTACTCTATGCAACATTTTATGTTTGGCTTGGAGTAGATTCACCTGATTCGATGAAGGTTACAGACT TGCCTCTTCTCCTTGTGGGGTACGGTTTTGGTGCGTCGTTTGTTGCCCTCTTTGCTCAGTTGGGTGGTGGCATATACACCAAAGCAGCTGATGTTGGAGCTGATCTTGTTGGAAAGGTTGAACAGGGAATACCAGAAGATGATCCTCGTAATCCTGCTGTCATTGCTGACTTG GTTGGTGACAATGTTGGAGATTGTGCTGCCCGTGGTGCCGATCTTTTTGAAAGCATAGCAGCAGAAATTATCAGTGCAATGATACTTGGTGCAACAATGGCACAGCGCTGCAAAATTGAAG ATCCCTCTGGCTTTATTCTGTTTCCTCTTGTTGTCCATTCTTTTGACCTAGTGGTGTCATCAGTTGGAATTCTCTCAATTAGGGGAACACGTGACTCTGGATTAATATCCCCTATTGAAGATCCCATGGCAATTATGCAGAAAGGCTATTCTATTACTATACTGCTTGCTGTTCTTACCTTTGGAGGG TCTACTCGTTGGCTCCTGTACACTGAACAAGCACCTACTGCATGGTTCAATTTTGCCTTGTGTGGTTTGGTGGGCATCATCACAGCATATGCTTTTGTTTGGATTTCCAAGTATTATACAGATTATAAACATGAGCCCGTCCGCCTTTTAGCTCTTTCAAGTTCAACAGGACATGGAACTAATATTATTGCTGGAGTAAGTTTGGGAATGGAAGCAACAGCCTTACCAGTTCTAGTGATATCTGTAGCCATTATATCAGCATTTTGGTTGGGACGTACCTGTGGCTTGGTAGATGAGCTTGGCAATCCAACTGGTGGTCTTTTTGGGACAGCTGTAGCTACAATGGGAATGCTTAGTACTGCAGCATATGTTCTCACCATGGACATGTTTGGTCCTATAGCTGACAATGCCGGTGGTATTGTGGAGATGAGCCAGCAG CCTGAAAGTGTTAGGGAGATCACAGACATTCTAGATGCTGTGGGTAACACTACGAAAGCTACCACAAAGGGATTTGCTATAGGGTCAGCAGCACTGGCTTCCTTTCTCCTGTTCAGCGCATATATGGATGAAGTAGCTGCTTTTGCACAGTTGCCATTCAAAGAG GTTGACATAGCAATTCCAGAGGTTTTTGTTGGTGGTTTACTAGGTTCGATGCTTATATTCCTGTTTAGTGGATGGGCTTGTTCAGCTGTTGGCAGAACTGCACAAGAAGTTGTTACTGAGGTCAGGAGGCAATTCATTGAGAGGCCTGGAATTATG GATTACAAAGAGAAGCCTGATTATGGTCGTTGTGTTGCAATTGTGGCCTCTGCATCCTTGAGGGAAATGATAAAGCCAGGGGCTTTAGCAATTTTGTCTCCCATGGCTGTTG GCATCATCTTTCGGATTTTGGGCCATGCTACGGGGCAGCCTCTCCTTGGAGCTAAAGTCGTCGCCTCTATGCTCATGTTTGCGACCGTTACTGGTATCCTCATGGCACTCTTCCTGAACACTTCCGGCGGTGCCTGGGATAATGCTAAGAAGTACATCGAGACTGGTGCACTTGGTGGTAAAGGCAGTGAGGCTCACAAGGCTGCAATTACTGGCGATAC GGTTGGAGATCCGTTCAAAGACACGGCGGGGCCTTCAATCCATGTTCTCATCAAGATGCTCGCCACGATCACACTGGTCATGGCCCCCATCTTCTTGTAA